In Lysinibacillus sp. FSL M8-0337, the following proteins share a genomic window:
- a CDS encoding UDP-N-acetylmuramyl pentapeptide phosphotransferase translates to MLYSALFIGVVLIVITNKLTQAFKLSSTLGLLGQISASLVIIMIGNLEVSHISLGNHFELGYLTVPFTLLLLVSFTNVMNIEKVQNPSILLLPFVSLVFFSIAALFIGHPFVLITGICCSLTLMFILLYGYFTGKVFVGRTLTTSIGFIIAVLSISLIETSIVTIYIPLFTLALPFTLYYLIQDKITNVQSITVSFLTAILFGVLMYIVPFNTIWYFIAGLTSILVITQFSSKYRFI, encoded by the coding sequence TTGTTATATTCAGCTTTATTTATTGGTGTCGTTTTAATTGTAATTACGAATAAGCTTACTCAAGCTTTTAAATTATCAAGCACATTGGGGTTGCTTGGTCAAATCAGTGCGTCACTTGTAATCATAATGATCGGAAACCTCGAGGTTAGTCATATTAGTCTAGGTAATCACTTTGAATTGGGATATTTGACGGTTCCATTTACTTTATTACTTCTTGTAAGTTTTACGAATGTAATGAATATAGAAAAAGTTCAAAATCCTTCAATATTGCTGCTGCCATTCGTTTCTTTAGTTTTTTTCTCAATAGCAGCTTTATTCATAGGTCATCCATTTGTTTTAATAACGGGGATTTGTTGTAGTTTAACGCTTATGTTTATTCTGCTATACGGCTATTTTACTGGGAAAGTATTTGTGGGGAGAACACTTACTACGTCAATAGGTTTCATAATAGCCGTGCTTTCAATATCCCTCATTGAAACATCTATTGTAACAATTTATATTCCGTTATTTACTTTAGCATTACCATTCACTTTATATTATTTAATTCAAGATAAAATTACGAATGTACAATCAATTACAGTTAGCTTTTTAACAGCTATTTTATTTGGTGTATTAATGTATATAGTTCCTTTTAATACAATATGGTATTTCATTGCTGGGTTAACGAGTATTTTGGTTATCACGCAATTTTCAAGTAAGTATCGCTTTATTTAG